A window of the Planococcus citri chromosome 4, ihPlaCitr1.1, whole genome shotgun sequence genome harbors these coding sequences:
- the LOC135846082 gene encoding WD repeat-containing protein 18 yields MAEINDVIFTSDTFGNMNVWDLKSGTTLMTYKSSAINARCMDVLNNDYVLAVQKGPLILAWPINSQEKIQHIKMLCPGEVGCFSVSPDGLYIAVSIENKLLIWQFATGKLLSTVSGHYQRITVITWTRDGSDVITGGEDGLVCVWKLSVLISANFMYMGIKSDEQSSQVESRYTFSDHSIRINDLYVGSGGQRARLYTASADKTCKIYDLATGTQLLSIVFDSKPCSIVVDPAENYVFVGTGDGTIKTFSLLDPPRNRDYHFTDTSNDTTFSGHTKQVNSLSISTDGTSLISGSADESVKIWHIESKQCLRTIRCRGNVTNVIVRILPKKLQHHDFQPVTVLKNFLKRFDENENADLMEVFTPDDLIGADSIDYDDDDDDKNNSEVAALREKIQKLEKINSQLYTFAAQKILQSDEPKVTKPAVVKKAPSNKIPLMEKPLTKSQKKRLKHKNKLK; encoded by the exons ATGGCCGAAATCAACGACGTTATATTCACTTCCGATACATTCGGTAACATGAATGTATGGGATTTAAAAAGTGGAACTACTCTGATGACATACAAGAGCTCTGCAATAAATGCCAGATGTATGGATGTCTTGAACAATGATTACGTGTTAGCCGTTCAAAAAGGACCTTTAATTTTGGCCTGGCCGATCAACAGTCAAGAGAAAATTCAACACATTAAAATGCTGTGTCCTGGCGAAGTAGGATGCTTCTCAGTCAGTCCTGACGGTCTCTATATAGCcgtttcaattgaaaataagtTACTTATATGGCAG TTCGCTACCGGAAAGTTACTTTCGACTGTTAGCGGTCATTACCAACGGATTACTGTGATAACATGGACTCGTGATGGTTCTGATGTGATAACAG GTGGTGAAGATGGTCTAGTATGTGTTTGGAAACTATCGGTATTAATTTCAGCCAATTTCATGTATATGGGTATAAAATCAGACGAGCAATCATCTCAAGTCGAATCCCGATACACGTTTTCCGATCATTCGATACGTATTAATGATTTATATGTTGGAAGTGGAGGCCAACGTGCCAGACTTTATACTGCTTCTGCTGATAAAACATGCAAG ATATACGACCTGGCCACCGGAACCCAACTACTATCGATCGTTTTCGACAGCAAACCATGCAGCATTGTCGTCGATCCGGCTGAAAACTACGTATTCGTTGGTACCGGAGATGGCACCATAAAAACTTTCTCACTTCTAGATCCGCCGCGTAATCGTGACTATCATTTTACCGATACTTCGAACGATACTACTTTTAGTGGTCATACTAAACAAGTCAACAGTCTTTCAATCTCAACCGACGGTACTTCGCTTATCTCCGGATCGGCTGACGAATCTGTAAAAATATGGCATATCGAAAGTAAACAATGCCTGCGAACTATACGTTGTCGAGGTAACGTAACCAATGTAATTGTTCGAATCCTGCCTAAAAAACTCCAACATCATGATTTCCAACCTGTCACCGTGTTGAAAAACTTCCTGAAACGGTTCGACGAGAACGAAAATGCCGACTTGATGGAGGTATTCACTCCTGATGATTTGATCGGCGCTGATTCTATCGActatgacgatgacgacgacgataagAATAATTCCGAGGTAGCTGCGTTACGTGAAAAGATacaaaaactggagaaaatcAACAGTCAACTTTACACTTTCGCCGCtcagaaaattttacaaagcgACGAACCCAAAGTTACCAAACCCGCTGTTGTCAAAAAGGCACCTTCCAATAAAATTCCTTTGATGGAAAAACCGTTGACGAAAAGTCAAAAGAAGAGATTGAAGCATAAAAACAAACTTAAATGA